The following are encoded together in the candidate division KSB1 bacterium genome:
- a CDS encoding D-alanine--D-alanine ligase — translation MKKLRVAVLFGGRSGEHEVSLVSATSIIAALDRQKYDVVPVGITKSGRWINGSEALSFLKSGRDTGHSHAIVVPDPNEHRLFPLAPVDLHELASEAGIDVVFPVLHGPLGEDGTVQGLLELANLPYVGSGVLGSAVCMDKVVQKVLCRQAGIPVVDFLWLRTEDWHGDRFEHFPLWGHPQRLSGKSRVEILQTVEETLGLPAFIKPANMGSSVGISLARTAEQVAAGIEEAARYDHKILIEAAVINPREIEVSVLGNLRPRASVCGEVVPSNEFYDYDAKYVDGASQLYIPADLPPLLAQKIRECALQGFLACECQGMARVDFLLERDADTFYLNEINTIPGFTQISMYPKLWEASGLPYPALLDELIQLALTRHHDKNKLLTSYQPKQEWFK, via the coding sequence ATGAAGAAGCTCCGCGTCGCTGTGCTCTTCGGCGGCCGCTCGGGCGAGCATGAAGTCTCGCTGGTTTCGGCCACCTCCATCATCGCTGCCCTCGATCGGCAAAAATACGACGTGGTGCCGGTGGGCATCACCAAGTCCGGCCGCTGGATCAACGGCAGCGAGGCCCTTTCCTTCCTGAAAAGCGGCCGGGATACCGGCCATTCACACGCCATCGTGGTGCCCGATCCCAATGAGCATCGCTTGTTTCCCCTCGCCCCGGTGGACCTGCACGAGCTCGCCAGTGAGGCCGGCATTGACGTTGTCTTCCCCGTGTTGCACGGCCCGCTCGGAGAAGACGGCACGGTGCAGGGCCTGCTCGAGCTCGCCAACCTGCCCTATGTCGGCAGTGGCGTGCTCGGCTCGGCGGTGTGCATGGACAAGGTGGTGCAGAAGGTGCTGTGCCGGCAGGCGGGCATCCCAGTGGTGGATTTTCTCTGGCTGCGCACGGAAGATTGGCACGGTGACAGGTTCGAGCATTTTCCCCTGTGGGGGCATCCCCAACGCTTGAGCGGAAAAAGCCGCGTGGAGATTTTGCAGACGGTGGAAGAGACGCTCGGCCTGCCGGCATTCATCAAGCCGGCGAACATGGGATCGAGCGTCGGCATCAGCCTGGCGCGCACGGCCGAACAGGTGGCCGCCGGCATCGAGGAGGCCGCGCGCTACGATCACAAGATCCTCATTGAAGCCGCCGTCATCAACCCGCGCGAAATCGAAGTGAGTGTGCTGGGCAATCTCCGTCCCCGCGCCTCAGTGTGCGGCGAGGTGGTGCCCTCCAACGAATTCTATGACTACGATGCGAAATATGTCGACGGCGCCTCCCAGCTTTACATTCCCGCCGATCTGCCACCGCTGCTGGCGCAAAAGATTCGCGAGTGCGCTCTCCAGGGCTTCCTCGCCTGTGAATGCCAGGGCATGGCGCGCGTCGATTTTCTGCTCGAACGCGACGCCGACACGTTTTATCTCAATGAGATCAACACCATCCCCGGTTTCACCCAGATCAGCATGTATCCCAAATTATGGGAGGCGAGCGGCCTGCCTTACCCCGCCTTGCTCGACGAGCTGATTCAACTCGCGCTGACCCGCCATCACGACAAAAACAAACTGCTCACCTCTTATCAGCCCAAGCAGGAATGGTTCAAATAG